Proteins encoded by one window of Musa acuminata AAA Group cultivar baxijiao chromosome BXJ2-9, Cavendish_Baxijiao_AAA, whole genome shotgun sequence:
- the LOC135622559 gene encoding protein SCO1 homolog 1, mitochondrial-like isoform X2 — translation MRQLSLFSSKEATKLWTYRPSKASEGHTENSQLQLTVATLLFWCVWDRVALVSWILHRRELVPLMLIMPCSGPCNTSPSATNAVPTLASCTRASIYRIGLDLYPPATTRSEARSSNNPRAPPRWLFGEKGLLARERSWPSLIVIFENTILSSANRTSSFSYQCLVRSVTTSEHTNGKISATVASDEKNGTGDSDQTASQKPVRGGPVSWLSLVLLIVTGGGLIVYYDKEKKRHIEGLKTSSSTVKQGPSVGTAAIGGPFKLVNHYGKTVTEKDFLGKWTLIYFGFTYCPDICPDELQKLAAAVDKIKAKSGMEVIPVFISVDPERDNVEQVHEYVKEFHPDLIGLTGTADEIRQVARAFRVYYMKTEEEGSDYLVDHSIVMYLMNPNMEFVKFFGKNYDANALTEGVIKEIKAG, via the exons ATGAGGCAACTGTCACTGTTTTCAAGCAAAGAAGCCACGAAACTTTGGACATACCGCCCCAGCAAGGCTTCCGAAGGTCACACCGAGAACTCTCAGCTTCAGCTCACAGTGGCCACCTTGCTCTTTTGGTGTGTATGGGACAGAGTGGCCCTTGTCTCTTGGATCTTGCACCGGCGTGAGTTGGTTCCACTGATGCTAATAATGCCATGTAGTGGCCCCTGCAATACCTCACCAAGTGCCACAAATGCCGTGCCAACTCTGGCGTCGTGTACTCGTGCCAG CATCTACCGTATCGGGCTGGATCTTTATCCACCGGCCACGACCCGATCCGAAGCGCGCTCCTCCAACAACCCACGGGCGCCGCCTCGTTGGCTCTTCGGAGAGAAGGGCTTGCTCGCGAGAGAGAGATCTTGGCCATCTCTTATAGTCATCTTCGAG AATACGATCTTGTCAAGCGCAAACAGGACTTCATCTTTCTCTTATCAATGTCTGGTTAGATCCGTTACAACTTCAGAGCACACAAATGGGAAGATATCAGCAACAGTTGCTTCTGATGAGAAAAATGGGACAGGGGATTCAGATCAGACTGCTTCTCAAAAGCCTGTTCGAGGAGGG CCTGTCTCATGGTTGAGCCTTGTTTTGCTTATTGTCACTGGAGGAGGATTGATAGTTTACTATGACAAAGAGAAGAAACGACACATTGAAG GACTGAAGACTTCATCAAGTACTGTGAAACAGGGACCATCTGTGGGAACTGCTGCTATTGGTGGTCCATTCAAGCTTGTGAACCATTATGGCAAAACGGTTACTGAAAAGGATTTTCTGGGGAAGTGGACACTGATATACTTTGGATTCACATATTGCCCTGATATTTGTCCTGATGAACTCCAGAAATTGGCTGCTGCTGTTGATAAAataa AAGCAAAGTCAGGGATGGAAGTTATACCAGTTTTCATTTCAGTTGATCCTGAGAGAGACAATGTTGAACAAGTCCATGAATATGTGAAAG AATTTCACCCAGACTTGATAGGCTTAACTGGTACAGCAGATGAGATAAGACAAGTTGCTCGTGCTTTTCGGGTCTATTACATGAAGACAGAGGAGGAGGGTTCTGACTACCTCGTCGACCACTCTATTGTTAT GTACTTGATGAATCCGAACATGGAGTTTGTCAAATTTTTCGGCAAGAATTATGATGCAAATGCACTCACAGAAGGCGTGATTAAAGAGATCAAAGCCGGCTGA
- the LOC135622559 gene encoding protein SCO1 homolog 1, mitochondrial-like isoform X1 yields the protein MRQLSLFSSKEATKLWTYRPSKASEGHTENSQLQLTVATLLFWCVWDRVALVSWILHRRELVPLMLIMPCSGPCNTSPSATNAVPTLASCTRASIYRIGLDLYPPATTRSEARSSNNPRAPPRWLFGEKGLLARERSWPSLIVIFEDLFKSMSKIKGLKAFIGLITHGRHSQNTILSSANRTSSFSYQCLVRSVTTSEHTNGKISATVASDEKNGTGDSDQTASQKPVRGGPVSWLSLVLLIVTGGGLIVYYDKEKKRHIEGLKTSSSTVKQGPSVGTAAIGGPFKLVNHYGKTVTEKDFLGKWTLIYFGFTYCPDICPDELQKLAAAVDKIKAKSGMEVIPVFISVDPERDNVEQVHEYVKEFHPDLIGLTGTADEIRQVARAFRVYYMKTEEEGSDYLVDHSIVMYLMNPNMEFVKFFGKNYDANALTEGVIKEIKAG from the exons ATGAGGCAACTGTCACTGTTTTCAAGCAAAGAAGCCACGAAACTTTGGACATACCGCCCCAGCAAGGCTTCCGAAGGTCACACCGAGAACTCTCAGCTTCAGCTCACAGTGGCCACCTTGCTCTTTTGGTGTGTATGGGACAGAGTGGCCCTTGTCTCTTGGATCTTGCACCGGCGTGAGTTGGTTCCACTGATGCTAATAATGCCATGTAGTGGCCCCTGCAATACCTCACCAAGTGCCACAAATGCCGTGCCAACTCTGGCGTCGTGTACTCGTGCCAG CATCTACCGTATCGGGCTGGATCTTTATCCACCGGCCACGACCCGATCCGAAGCGCGCTCCTCCAACAACCCACGGGCGCCGCCTCGTTGGCTCTTCGGAGAGAAGGGCTTGCTCGCGAGAGAGAGATCTTGGCCATCTCTTATAGTCATCTTCGAG GATTTATTTAAGTCAATGAGCAAGATTAAGGGACTTAAAGCTTTTATTGGTTTGATTACTCATGGACGACATTCTCAG AATACGATCTTGTCAAGCGCAAACAGGACTTCATCTTTCTCTTATCAATGTCTGGTTAGATCCGTTACAACTTCAGAGCACACAAATGGGAAGATATCAGCAACAGTTGCTTCTGATGAGAAAAATGGGACAGGGGATTCAGATCAGACTGCTTCTCAAAAGCCTGTTCGAGGAGGG CCTGTCTCATGGTTGAGCCTTGTTTTGCTTATTGTCACTGGAGGAGGATTGATAGTTTACTATGACAAAGAGAAGAAACGACACATTGAAG GACTGAAGACTTCATCAAGTACTGTGAAACAGGGACCATCTGTGGGAACTGCTGCTATTGGTGGTCCATTCAAGCTTGTGAACCATTATGGCAAAACGGTTACTGAAAAGGATTTTCTGGGGAAGTGGACACTGATATACTTTGGATTCACATATTGCCCTGATATTTGTCCTGATGAACTCCAGAAATTGGCTGCTGCTGTTGATAAAataa AAGCAAAGTCAGGGATGGAAGTTATACCAGTTTTCATTTCAGTTGATCCTGAGAGAGACAATGTTGAACAAGTCCATGAATATGTGAAAG AATTTCACCCAGACTTGATAGGCTTAACTGGTACAGCAGATGAGATAAGACAAGTTGCTCGTGCTTTTCGGGTCTATTACATGAAGACAGAGGAGGAGGGTTCTGACTACCTCGTCGACCACTCTATTGTTAT GTACTTGATGAATCCGAACATGGAGTTTGTCAAATTTTTCGGCAAGAATTATGATGCAAATGCACTCACAGAAGGCGTGATTAAAGAGATCAAAGCCGGCTGA
- the LOC135622559 gene encoding protein SCO1 homolog 1, mitochondrial-like isoform X3, translating to MSKIKGLKAFIGLITHGRHSQNTILSSANRTSSFSYQCLVRSVTTSEHTNGKISATVASDEKNGTGDSDQTASQKPVRGGPVSWLSLVLLIVTGGGLIVYYDKEKKRHIEGLKTSSSTVKQGPSVGTAAIGGPFKLVNHYGKTVTEKDFLGKWTLIYFGFTYCPDICPDELQKLAAAVDKIKAKSGMEVIPVFISVDPERDNVEQVHEYVKEFHPDLIGLTGTADEIRQVARAFRVYYMKTEEEGSDYLVDHSIVMYLMNPNMEFVKFFGKNYDANALTEGVIKEIKAG from the exons ATGAGCAAGATTAAGGGACTTAAAGCTTTTATTGGTTTGATTACTCATGGACGACATTCTCAG AATACGATCTTGTCAAGCGCAAACAGGACTTCATCTTTCTCTTATCAATGTCTGGTTAGATCCGTTACAACTTCAGAGCACACAAATGGGAAGATATCAGCAACAGTTGCTTCTGATGAGAAAAATGGGACAGGGGATTCAGATCAGACTGCTTCTCAAAAGCCTGTTCGAGGAGGG CCTGTCTCATGGTTGAGCCTTGTTTTGCTTATTGTCACTGGAGGAGGATTGATAGTTTACTATGACAAAGAGAAGAAACGACACATTGAAG GACTGAAGACTTCATCAAGTACTGTGAAACAGGGACCATCTGTGGGAACTGCTGCTATTGGTGGTCCATTCAAGCTTGTGAACCATTATGGCAAAACGGTTACTGAAAAGGATTTTCTGGGGAAGTGGACACTGATATACTTTGGATTCACATATTGCCCTGATATTTGTCCTGATGAACTCCAGAAATTGGCTGCTGCTGTTGATAAAataa AAGCAAAGTCAGGGATGGAAGTTATACCAGTTTTCATTTCAGTTGATCCTGAGAGAGACAATGTTGAACAAGTCCATGAATATGTGAAAG AATTTCACCCAGACTTGATAGGCTTAACTGGTACAGCAGATGAGATAAGACAAGTTGCTCGTGCTTTTCGGGTCTATTACATGAAGACAGAGGAGGAGGGTTCTGACTACCTCGTCGACCACTCTATTGTTAT GTACTTGATGAATCCGAACATGGAGTTTGTCAAATTTTTCGGCAAGAATTATGATGCAAATGCACTCACAGAAGGCGTGATTAAAGAGATCAAAGCCGGCTGA